The window GAATTGATTATGTGAAATGAAATCTGTTCCgtgtttgaaatttaaattgaattgttTGTCCTTAGGTGCAGACTCTCCGTAAAACCCTTCCAAACCAACTTCTAGTAGATGCTCCTTGTCCATTGATTTCAAGTAAGAAGCCATCTCCTTGATCCAAGCCTGTTTAACAAGTGTGTTAGAATATTGAAACCATGATTGATTATGATTTATGAGAGAATGTAGAAGGCAGTAGGTATCATTGCAACCTGCATGGTCTTTCCTGATGAATCTGAAGCACATCGAGGCTCGTTGATTAGCTCCCAAGCCATAATTGTTGGATCACTCTTGTATTCTATTCCATTTATGCTATTCTGCCTTGAAAGAATAGTCTATAAACATATTTCACATTGTTAGTAAATAGTAATGGCAACTTGCATTACTGATGAAACTCCTATTATGTATGAACTCGGAAGTCGTTACCTTTACGTGGTTTTTGTAGAATTCCTTTACCACAGAGTTGGTATAGAAATCATCATCAGCTGATATGGTCTGACCCTTCTCTCTTGCCCACTTCACATACTGAGCCTTTCCTCCAAAATCTCCGTGATTATTCACCAAGCTCAATATCAGTTTGATCCCCTGTCTTCTAGCCTCATTCACTACGAAATCTAAACCCTTCAAGCAAAACAACAGAGGAAAAAAATGTAAGCACATTGAAACATGATGCGGTCTCATTCATGAAGGTGATGTCCATTTACTGTTAATGATAGAATAAGGTTGCACGGATTAAATTTGGTCATAGAAAAAGAGATGTAACCTGAAACATCTGTTCATTATAAACACCCGGTGAAGATTGCAGAGGCTGATTTCCCCCATCACTGAAAGCCCAAGTTCTTGAAATAGTAAGGCCACTGCTAACAGCTTCTTGGAAAGTAGACGATACTTTGTTCCTCTGAGACGGATCAGAAGCTACAGACATAAGCCAGTAAGCATTGAAACCATTCGCATAGTAAGGGCTACCATTCAGCGTAAACTGCACTCCCCTGATCTTGATGAACCCACTCTGTGCTGAAACATTAACCTTTTCTAAGCTTTCATACAAAATGAAAATAACCAAAACAAACATGCCCCAATGCCTCATTGTTCTAGAGAAATAAAGCATATATAAAAAGTACTCAGCAGAGTTATATATCTTTCATTAACCAAGAACTGAGCATATTTATATCCGGTAGAAGTCATAAGGTTCCAGGTTATGTAAATTAAAGTCCAAGCTGAAATGCGCAAGTAAGAAAACCTGGTTGCTGAAAACTTCTTCATCTTAAGCTATGAACCAAGAAGCTAAGAGTTGATCACTTATCTTAATATGCATGTGTACATTAGTTTACCAAATCTAGTGCATGCATGTGTACTTTAGTTTACCAAATCTAGTACAAGTACAAAACTCTTGACCTTAATATAAGTAGAGAGGAAAAGCAATTGTTGACAAGATgaatagatatttttttttactatggAAGGGGTCTTGTAACTATCAAAGTCTGTTGTTTCAGTTATAATTCAAGATTGTTGTGCTTGACCTTGCTAGTTTTGCATATGGGCAAGTGGCAACGAACTAGAAAAATATAGTCGTTAAAAGAAAAAGATAAGAGAAACTGGATGATAATTACCCCTTAAGACTTGAATCGAAGCAGAGGAAACAGAAAGAAAGTATAAAATAGAAGAGGTCAAAAGCAACTGCTTTTACTGTCTTGTAGACCATAGCAGCTTCTTTTTTTCAGGTCTAATAGACTATAGCTTACTTGAACTAAAAATAGAATCCATTGAGGATCGATTCTATTCGTGTATCGTGTCACCAGATTGTGTGTTCGAATTTTCTAAACTTAATTTTATAGAAATAgtgatttgcttttgaaaagaatatatgaatttttttttcaaaataaatccTTATTATATTGTCAAATAACGAATAAGAAacaactttaatatttatatctagaaaattataaaaagatttatttttttaaaaaaataatgacttatttttataataagttGGTTGCCAACACTCCCTTTACATATAAATATCATGttctattataaaaattagCCTTTaaccgtgcgaagcacggacgattatataattcataatttattttttataatttaaattgtaacattattttattagtattttaaaattaatgaattgaactttaattaaattatatcaacCAACGGATTACATTTTCTCAagtaaatttagtttttacaatttattatctatttaaaaatattttttgttattaatatgggatgatttattattcaattaattttaaattatatttttcatatttcgtatatcttcatatgtatggaaaaaagatatttgtcgtgtaacagattagagttagaaaaaattatgtgattattcATGTTTGTATTGATATAGAAATGTTAGAATTCGAAAGAGTTACATGAATGctcttgttttaaaaaaatattcaaaattatatatttataattttattttaatgtcattataatttttaatgaaataataaagTAAGCCGAAGGATCGAAAGTTATATACTTATACTTGTGGTAAGCCGAAGGCTCGAAAGTTATATGCATGTGGTGTTTTGGATTGATTCCGACTTGTATttacactacaccatatattGGATTCAACAACACTTTTTTCAGTGTTACAAGCAAAAGTGTAGCCTTACATGCCTGAAAATTGATCAAAGTTGATCTATGACTACACTGTTTTTTTATTGTTACCATTAATATAAACAAATGTTACCATATACATGATTTTGTATCTATGGCTACGGTAAACCCAGTGTAGCCATTATGGCATATAAAAAGTGTAACTAAATTAATGAAAAACTGGTGGGACATAAATTGTCTAAGGCGGTTAAcgattaaaatacaaaaatttcaattcagCGGGTTAAATGAAAGTGTAACTCACAATAGCGCTCACTCTCTGAAGACTCACTCTCACTCAAACCCTCTCTCTCGCTCATCTCTCTCACACATCTCTCTGGCAATCACGCACGCACATCTCTCTCGCAATCTATCTCGCACATCTCTCATGCTCAGAACTATCTCTCGCTCACTTTTCAACCAATGGGTTTCAATTAGGGATCTCCAACAACGAGTTGCAAAAAGGGGTTTCAACGACATTAGGGCTCAATTTGGGTTCAAGCGACGATTCTTGCTGATAATTGAGGTGGTGGGTTCTTCATCGACGCGTTATGCATTAGGGTTCTTAAGTCGCTGATAATTGGTGAGATAAATTTTTAGTGTTGCgatttatttaaaacttgtatttataagaaatagatttttagtcttataattgttTAAGACTTGTACCTATTTAGAGATAGATTTCTAGTgtgattgtttttgtttttaataagataataatataaaaatgactAAAAGAATatgatcaaaataaaaaatatgaacaaaattcaggactacaaattatacaatataatatagtatagtatagatagtatatatGTTGAAACATTATGTGTGTGTGAAAAACAAGAGTCTTCCTGCATACGTTTATAGACAAAAATTaacaactattttttatttatatgaaatattttaattaatgaaattttgtgtatataaaaaaattatcataaataataaaattggtGTCGAAAAAATCCAAACATCTGTCCAAAAAATAATTGTTAACCTCCGCTCTACAAATTCCATACAACAATACAAAATCTAGTAATGAATCAAATACGCCTCGCTGGATCTGTGGATCATGAAAGTACTCCACGTAACAGTGCTCTTCCTAAAGTAAGCTACTAGGACTGGAGTACTACTCTATCAAACTGCAATTTGTGGTAATCGTTTGGACATGTTTTTGGCATTAGAGTTTTTTAAGAAATCTAAGAGTTGCTTTCTTTCTATTTAAAGAGTCGTGTACgtttctttattttcttcatTTCCTTCATTTTAAGTTTAGATTTTTATTATAGTAAAGTTTAAAAAagattgaaatataatattatttttaaaaacaaatgacACTCATAACCAAGGTGAGCAAAACCAAACTTATGAATTCGGTTCACTTCGATTCTAATTTATTAAGGGAAATTCGGTATATTCGGTTCGGATTGAATAGaccaaaatataatttgattcgGTCTgattcttaaaaagtatttgatCAGGACCGAATAGtccaaatattaaattatatagtattaaaatttatattatattatatttatattaaaagagCGAAATTCAGTTCTTTTGGTCTGGACCAAATCTAACTGAATTGTTCTAGTTCGCTCCGATTCAgttcataataaaattaaatttcagcCTAGAAAAAAATACATTTGATCTCGGATCTATTTGAACTCTACCCCTAAATCCTAGTACTAAGACTCTTTGGACTGTTTCGCACGTTGTGTCTGTGCATGGAACAGGAATACTGGTATACCAATTAGCGGCCATAAACTCAGCCTTATCAGGACCACCTAACACTGGCATTGGCAATAACAAGTGATAAATGTACATACTGTTAATCACAAATATCATCATTAGACAAATAAGGTGTTTAAATAGTAGCAAGCACAAGTAttgaattaaacaaaaaatggGCATGGAGGGGACGAGGATGGTGTGTGTGACCGGAGCATCAGGGTACATTGGTTCCTCCCTTGTCATGAGGCTTTTGCAAAGAGGTTACCATGTTAGAGCCACTGTCCGGGATCCTGGTTTGTATTATTCTTCACTACTTTATATGGAAACACTTGTTCATCACTATCTAGTTTGGCTGGTTTTAACATTTTTGGTATATTTAAGGTCTCTCAATAATGACATATATACctgggttttttttttcttttttgctttcAAAGTTTTGTTTTAGtgaataattaaatttgaattttttgacaAACATTAATCTAACGTGTGCAAGTAAGTATAGAGAATAAATAAATGTTGATGAGTACTTTAATTAACAGGAAATGAGAAGAAGGTGAAGCATCTACTAGAGCTGGAGAATGCAAGTACAAATTTGAGCTTATGGAAGGCGGATCTGAAGGAGGAAGGCAGTTATGATGATGCAATTCAAGGTTGTGAAGGTGTCTTCCATGTCGCCACCCCTATGGAACTCGTACTTCTCAAAGACAATGTCGGGGTATATTTTATTACTTAGCTATTCCGGGCTAAAATAAATGTTCTACTCTATTATTTTAGTCCGACTATTTAGAAATCCTGATTCCGAAACTGATTATGTGTTCAACAACATACTTGAAACTATTAATGATACATTTAAATATATCAATGATGCATGACCAACATTGATCATTCTGATTTATATATTGATGTTCAGATGGATGAGATAAAATCAACAACAGTGAATGGGATGCTGAGCATAATGAGATCCTGTTCCAAGGCCAAAACTGTCAAGAGGTTCATCTACACCGCATCTGTATACACCGTCGCTATGCAGCCTCAACCTCAACCCTCACTCGACGAGTACACTGAAGATCATTGGTCCGACATTGACCTCTGCTTTAATCAGAGGATGTTTGGATGGGTGAGACTAATTAAGAGCTagcttttcttttttctatttttaatgTATGAATATATAACAAGTGATCATTCTAACACATATTAACACAAATTATTAAGTGTCGTTTTGACTTTTAGTACGCCTGCTcagatttaaaaatttatagtcggtagtaaataaaaatttctgaaGCCTGATATGCAAACCCCCGAACTGCAGATGTATGCGATAGCAAAAACCAGTGCTGAGAAAGCTGGGTGGAAATACGCTGAAGAACACGGGATTGACATGGTCACTGTTCATCCTTCCCTTGTCGTTGGCAGTTTTATTAATCCCTGCACAAGTTTCAGTATCGACACTGCAGTTTCCTTATATGCTAGTAAGCTTAATTAGTAATTCTGCCTTTCAGTCCTCCTATACATTTCAGACAATATAAGCCGCATAATTAACTAAAAAACAAGTCTAGAACTGAttatttgatgatattataGAAGACGAAACTACCATAGCTTGGCTCAAGGGCTTGCATGGAATCACAGCTGTGCACGTGGACGATGTATGCAATGCTCACATTTATCTCTATGAGCATCCTGAGGCTAAGGGAAGATACATTTGCTCCTCTCACAGTTTTAACATCTTTGACATTGCAGTGTCACTGAGCCTCAAGTACCCTGGCAAAACTATACCAACCGAGTATgcaattaacattattttttccCAGTTATTATATCCTTTATCAATCTTTTATGAGAAAATTTTCATTGATATTGAATAGATTCGGGGTCCTGGACAAGACTTTTGCCCTCCCTTGTTCATCGAAGAAGCTGATGGAGCTGGGGTTCAAGTTCGCACACCAAAACAAAGATGCTGGTGAGCTGTGCGCTGAAACTATTCAGTCATGCATTGAAAAGGATTTGGTATGATCAAGAGAACATCAATGATGATGAATAAATGAGAGTTCCTAATTTGTGTACTCTTGTATCTCTGTTATTAGTTTGAATTTACTGCAAAAAAGCAAGTGAGCTGAAGTAGTCGTTGTAATCGAACTTAATTCGTGAAAATACTATGCACTGTGAATGGGTCTCGAACTTAATAATATGCAATATTTTGACGCAATATTTTGAGATCAGTTGATAATTGAAAACTAGCcggaataaaaaattaaacataattcGTGAAGacattgttatatatttttgatatatttgataaattaactGAATAATTATGAATTAGTCAGAATATCTTGCCAATTCGGTTTAGtattataattatcatatatattaataagagtatatttttgatatatttcatttcaaggaaagaacaaatatttaaaaattatctcTTTATGAAAAGAGGGGACGGAAGGGAGACTACTCATGCTCCTCGATACAATGGAACCGTGTTGgaacacgacacgaaagtacactATACACGATACGTACGAATTGCCAGGTCTAATCCCCAAGTCTAAGCAGCAGATACCGGAAATTTATAATTGTTCTCTGCAAAACTAAAATCTTTAACACTGACATAACAGACATCCaccgaattttattttaaaagattttatgtATATCAAAATATCTGCATGAATCGTATATTCTGGATATAGACAAATAATTACTTGTAATTCCATTCAACAGGAGGAtccatttatatattatgttacTATGTTAGCCACTTATGTCTCTTCACTAGCTTGGCCCTATTGTCCATTATAGTGCTTGCATATCAAGAGACTGCACTCTTGCAAGCAATCACATAAGTATAAACTTTGACATGGCCCTGTGTAACTTAAATATATCATTAGCTGATCGCAGCACTTTAGCTCTTCTCTTTTAGAAGATATGCTATAGTAAAGCTATGGTTTTCTGCGTGATAGGCAAATTGATCATAAACCCAGATTTGAACATATCATTTGCTGATGAACATGACTTTACAGCCTTTTCTGTAACAGAATTTTGCAATAATTTGAAAGTTACAGATACCTGTGGTAGGGCTGATTAATCATATATCTAGATTTGAATCCTACTCCTCTGGCCATCAAATTACAAAGGTTGGTCACCTCTCTTCTTTGTTAAATTTGTTCCAAGCAGCCTGTCCACAACGGTAAGAGAGTTTAATACAAACGAGACTAGAAAAAATTGACAACTATAAGggtactattttttttaaatatacagTCTAAAATAGCACACCGTCACAAAGAAAAAACATTGATATgatccgttgtttaaaattttaataagtttatgcTTAAATATATAGTCAATAACTCAAACTGAACTCTGGACCACAATTGTTTAACTACTCTTCATCATCAAGTTTTGACTTTTGCCCCAAGCCCAACAGTGACAATTAAAGAACAATTGAAGCCCAACAGTGACAATTAAAGAACAATTGAGGTCCGatagtactccctccgcccccctcaattgtttacatcgggggacgggggctcggcacgcattttaattgctctcataaaatatagtttgataaattattttgaacttttttttcttctgaataaaagtttaatatttaaatttttatccaaaaaagaaaa of the Daucus carota subsp. sativus chromosome 4, DH1 v3.0, whole genome shotgun sequence genome contains:
- the LOC108217408 gene encoding mannan endo-1,4-beta-mannosidase 7-like; translated protein: MRHWGMFVLVIFILYESLEKVNVSAQSGFIKIRGVQFTLNGSPYYANGFNAYWLMSVASDPSQRNKVSSTFQEAVSSGLTISRTWAFSDGGNQPLQSSPGVYNEQMFQGLDFVVNEARRQGIKLILSLVNNHGDFGGKAQYVKWAREKGQTISADDDFYTNSVVKEFYKNHVKTILSRQNSINGIEYKSDPTIMAWELINEPRCASDSSGKTMQAWIKEMASYLKSMDKEHLLEVGLEGFYGESAPKDKQFNLNFKHGTDFISHNQFPEIDFTTIHSYPDRYKLVQIKIPSSHLQTTGISSHIQDSQTVLGKPMLVAEFGWNKSRIDTNTRDQLIGTVYSGIYSSARRGGAAAGGLIWQLLASGQDSFRDGYETVLSQSPSTAGVIVGQSRSLTQLRQTLARRRNIEKGK
- the LOC108216819 gene encoding bifunctional dihydroflavonol 4-reductase/flavanone 4-reductase — translated: MGMEGTRMVCVTGASGYIGSSLVMRLLQRGYHVRATVRDPGNEKKVKHLLELENASTNLSLWKADLKEEGSYDDAIQGCEGVFHVATPMELVLLKDNVGMDEIKSTTVNGMLSIMRSCSKAKTVKRFIYTASVYTVAMQPQPQPSLDEYTEDHWSDIDLCFNQRMFGWMYAIAKTSAEKAGWKYAEEHGIDMVTVHPSLVVGSFINPCTSFSIDTAVSLYAKDETTIAWLKGLHGITAVHVDDVCNAHIYLYEHPEAKGRYICSSHSFNIFDIAVSLSLKYPGKTIPTEFGVLDKTFALPCSSKKLMELGFKFAHQNKDAGELCAETIQSCIEKDLV